aaaatatttcgactttagtctcaggacattttgactttattctcataatttcgattttattctcgaaatattttgactttattcttataatttcgactttattctttaaacattttgacttttttttcttaaattttttactttattctcagaattttgactttattctcgaatcattttttgaaatatttcaactttattttcataattacaactttactcttgaaacatttttactttattctcaaaacatttagactttactctcaaaacatttctcgaaatatttcaactttattttttaaacatttcaactttattttcataatttcggctttattttgacattttgactttaatcttgtaactttcaaaaaaaaaataataataaattaaagtggCCCTAAAATGCCGTcgtaatttttataaaattacatACTACAattgaaaagtttgggatcagtatgattttttttggttgttcttttaaagaaattaactgttttatgaataattatatgatactaaagactggaataatggctgctgaaaatgacATCTTTaactagaaaacagttgttttaaattgtaacatttcACACAAGCTtcatgtttttacagtattttgatcaaataaatgcagccttgttgagcagaagagacttagcaaaaacatgaaaatatcttACCGACCCCAAATTGTAAAATGTATATTTGATAAAAATTGCAATAAAGTATCATTAATCATGTGCTCATGCAATGATCCTATTAATCAGGAAAAAGTAGTAAACGGGTGTTTAAGAAAGTGCTGTGGGATGTTTGTTTCTATTTAGTgagaaaaaggagaaaaaaaattaaaagggtttttGGTTCCCTTGTAGTCTACAGAAACTATAGCTACTTTTGATACACATTTATAAAATAAGTCAACAAAATGTTTATCTTAAAATCATGGTTATAGAAAATATAGGCAAGTAACATACATATTAGACTCACAGTATGGTAAACATGGGCTGGCTCAGCCTTTCTGTCCTTCTCTAGTCTTTAGTATAAACCTAAAAAATGGTTTAACTGCCTTCTTGAAAACATTCAGTTCATACACAGATTTTCCTCTGTTTCACCATGGAAGAATCCATCCGTCCCGTGTCGCTGTGGCTCTGATGTACGGGCCCAAGCTCATTGGTTGGGCCTGATTCAGGGTGACAGATGCTGTTGGAAGGTTTTGGGTCGGATCATCATGCTGACCTTCCTCAGAGAGTAATAATCCGAATCTTTCCAGGTGTACCACACGATACCGTCCGGACCTAGAGGGTTCTTCCCCTTCAGAGAGTACCGGCCTCCCTGTCCATCAGGATAACACAACATCACTTAGACATCAGCAGAGATCCTTTAGTTTCTGATTAGAGCATACCTTTACATTTTTTAAGTCTATGCATTTTCTTCATGCAAACAATGACTTGAACACACATCTTGTATaatcagtatgtttttttttttaattagaactcATTTTGGTATTTTTGGGGGGTTGAAAATTTCTAGTTGATGTAACAGTGCTGAACTTAAATGACAATAGAtttgccatatgtgaccctggactgaaccacaaaactagtcataagggtcaattttttgaaattgaaattcaatcatctgaataaataagctttccattgatttatggtttgttaggataggataatatttggccgacatacaactatttgaaaatctgtaatctgagggtgcaaataaatctaaatattaagaaaatcacctttaaggttgtccaaatgaagttcttagcaatgcatattagtaataaaaattaaattttgaaatatttacggtaagaaatttacaaaatatcttcatggaacatgaatttacttaatatcctaatgatttttggcataaaagaaaaatctataattttgacaccTACAATGCACTGTTGGcctttgctacaaatatacctgtgctacttatgactggttttgtggtccagggtcaaatgtCATAGtcatattgtttatttagttgCACAAAAATGTCATTGTATATGGaaacctgtttccaccactgaataaaaatttgaaaagataattgcaacttttttccccttagaattgcgtgataaaaatctgcaattatgacaattttactcagaattgtgagatataaacttgcaattgtgagaaatgaattttaaatttaatttaaatgctaaacaactaaaacaaaataaaattaacaaacaaaaattaattaaaaaaatatatagacataCTTTTTTACAAAtcctaaaacagaaaatataaaactaattaaaaatattggtaaaaaaaatatgatttgaaaccatttaaattaaattcatatttttaacaTATTCTTTATTTGGCAAatggtttatttatatatttttctattcttttttttttttactctttcccCATCAACATTTTTTTCTACTTTCTTCTTTTAAACACTTTTATTCCAGCTTCaagctttatttttttacaacTTGAATGTAGGTAAGTTTCATTAAAAATCTGAGAAAATCGTGTCATTATCAAATACTACATCATGCAGTTCTTTATCACTTCTTGGATCGACATTTCCCTCTGTAACATTAGGCAGGTTTCATTTACATGCTGTTTATTGTTGATGATCATATTATTTTTCCTATGCATCTGCTTACATATGAGATTGTTTGTTTCGGTGTCTTCCCCGCCTGTGTTTTTGATCAGGAGATTCTGGACTCATTGAGGAGTTGCGTAATAGCGCCCCAAGTGTATAAGAGAGAAAAAGTCCATGTTTGGCAGGGAAGCATTGTCTCTTAAATAACGGAAAATACTTTGTTTGGCGGGGAAAGAGTTAATAACATGTAATACTGTTGCCTTACTCAAAGACAACAGTAACAGCTCATGATTCAACACTTCTGGGATTTAAACCTACAACCTTTGTGTCTATAACCAAATAGGCCACATCATACCTTGTAGTATATGCCATTGAGGTTTGCATAGAAACACTGGTTGTACCACCAGCCAGCGTGGGAGATCTCAGCACAGATGTTGCCCGTGTCGGGTGTGCTGAAGCTCTGCTTGTCGTGGTACCAGCTGAAAGAGTCCTCCACTGTCCCACTGAAGCCCGACACATGCAGACGGTACTGAGTGCTCTCGTCCTCCACACTGCAAATGCAAAGAGCTGATTTTGAAGTGTTTTCAATTACAAGGCCAGATATTTCATCTctatttaagggatagttcacccaaaaatgaaaatttgatgtttatcgggttacccccagggcatccaagatgtaggtgactttgtttcttcagtagaacacaaacaaagatttgtctgtctgtcagtcaaataatggcagtcaatgggacccacagctttgagagtcgaaaaacatacacaggcaaaaccaaattaaaccctgcgagACTCTGCAAGAAACAGAACAgtatatatgtaaccctggaccacaaaaccagtcataaggttaaatttgacaaaactgagatgtatacatcatatgaatcctcaataaataagctttctattgatgtatggtttgttaggataggacaatatttggccgagatacaactatttgaaaatcaggaatctgagggtgcaaaaaaatcaaaatactgagaaaatcacctttaaagttgtccaaattaggttcttaacaatgcatattactaatcaaaaattacattttgatatatttacagtaggaattttacaaaaaatcttcatggaacatgatctttatttaatttcctaatgatttttggcataaaagaaaaatctaaaattttgacccatgcaatgtatttttggctattgctacaaatataccccagcgacttaagactggttttgtggtccagggtcacatatataatttttttacaaagtctaaatgtttcgagaataaagtctaaatgttacgagaataaagtggaaatatttcaagaataaaattgaaatgtttggggaataaagtcgaaattacgagaataaagtcgaaattaggagaataaagtcaatgttttgagaataaaattgaaattacgagaacaaaatcgaaattacgagaataaaatctaaacgtttcgagaataaaatcaaaatgtttggagaataaagtcgaaattacgagaataaagtcgaaattaggagaataaagtcaatgttttgagaataaaattgaaattacgagaacaaagtcgaaattacgagaataaaatctaaacgtttcaagaataaaatcaaaatgtttggagagtaaagttgaaattaggagaataaagtaaTAAAGTATATGTAtatgtcactcattgtttacactgTGAGATTGTGGGTACGACGGCTACTCAAAATAGTAATTATCTGTACTTATTCTGATTGCTGCAACCGATTAAAAGCTAAAATTTTATGTTTGCTTGCGCGAACttatccgggagtgttgacttttcaccgagcctgactgaagttatggttgctttcATCTTCATCAcacaccggctgttgtgaacacgctcaggacagttggacattgcggtggatcagaggtaaaaaatgatataaatactgttcagtttcttacactttagtatgttttttttttttttgactctcaaagccgtgggtcccattgactgccattatatgactgacagactgcaacggtttgagttaaaaatctttgtttgtgttctactgaagaaacaaagtcacctacatcttggaagcCCTGGGGGTaatcagataaacatcacattttcatttttgggtgaactacccctttaaagaTTCTGTTTCCATTTGAAACTCTTCCAGTCAGTCAGTGATGGATGTGCCTCACCTGAAACTCTGATAAACAGCGTGTTTGTGTTTCCCGCTCCAGTCTTCAAGGTCAATACGGAGCGTATAGTCACCCTGACTGGTCAGATCATGGATGTGTTCATTTCCCAGCCAGTATTCGGTGTGCAGGTCCCCAAATCCTTCTTTGTACTCTTTCCAGCTGCGGTCAAAGTTCACAGAGCCATCTTGCCTACGCTGAATCACAGTCCAGCCACTACCTGAGACGTACATTATGCATGGGCTTGAATTATGACTATGTTTTTATTAGACAGGAAATGTAAAAAGAGTATACATTCAAGCATTCAACAATCAAATCTCTTTTTATGAGTTTAATGCACATGCCAAGTCATTTGGTTTTCATCTTATGACCACTGCAATTATACTTATGGTCAGGAAGTGTTTTGTAGGTCATCAAAATGATATTTGCACATGCTATTTTAAGCCTCTGAAGGTTCCTCATGCGCCCCAATGGTGCAATTTCAGCACAAAACTGAAGTCTTATTAGACATAAAAGAGAAGTAATTTAGATGTTCATTATCAGTTTCTTTTGCTACGGTTTTGAAAGTCTCTACATTTTCGtataaatgatataaaaataaCTCAATGATTCATCCACAACAAATTTCCAGCAAAACATTTCAACTGAGGACAGTAGGGCTCAACAATAAGCATTTTTTCTATAGGGATGTTTAGATGTGTACTTTCACTGACAACATTTTCACTGGCcccaaaacataaaataacaaaaatgtaattaaattaaatgaatacatttaaatatttaaattaattatagttAAGGATTTTCAGATGCGTACATTCACTGCCAACATTTTCACTgactctaaaataaaataaaataaaataaaataaaataaaatttcaatgAATTATAGTTAAGGATGTTCAGATGTGTACTTTCACTGCAAACATTTTCACTggctctaaaataaaaaaaaataaaataaaataaaataaaataaaataaaataaaataaaataaaataaaataaaataaaataaaataaaataaaataaaaataaaatatagttaaGGATGTTCAGATGcgtacaaacaaataaatacaaaaaataaaataaaataaaatatagttaaGGATGTTCAGATGcgtacaaacaaataaatacaaaaaataaaataaaataaaatatagttaaGGATGTTCAGATGcgtacaaacaaataaatacaaaaaataaaataaaataaaataaaatatagttaaGGATGTTCAGATgcatacaaacaaataaataaaataaaataaaatttcaatgAATTATTGTTAAGGATGTTCAGATGTGTACTTTCACTGCCAACATTTTCACTggctctaaaataaaataaaataaaataaaataaaataaaataaaataaaataaaataataaaataaaataaaataaaataaaataaaataaaataaaataaaataaaataaaataaaataaaataaaatttcaatgAATTATAGTTAAGGATGTTCAGATGCGTACTTTTACTGCCATCATTTTCACTTgtcccaaaaaaaataaaaaataaattaactaaaattaaatattaaaatgatttttagtTAAGGATGTTCAGATGTGTACTTTCACTGCCAACATTTTCACTGgtccttaaataaaataaaataaaataaaatacatttaaggtCACACATTTCAAGACCCAACAAGACCATAAACTGACCCAAAACTGGACCCATCTTGGACAGTCATTACTGTAATGTGTTGTGTGGTTTCTCACCGTCTGTGTCCATATCACAGTAGACTTCCACAGGCATGGCCCCTAAAGAGGGCACCACGGTGTAGATCCCAGAGCGGCGCACTCCATTATAGTAGATGGAGGCACAGTCGATGGGGCAGTTCCTGACATGCTGAACCTCTGGAATttaaacacaaacatacaaacaaTATGGAATGACAAAGAGGTCATATGTGTGG
The window above is part of the Garra rufa chromosome 13, GarRuf1.0, whole genome shotgun sequence genome. Proteins encoded here:
- the LOC141348794 gene encoding angiopoietin-related protein 7 produces the protein MEGRPLSPLLLGVLFLAICASDDDHSLHTHQVSTAQCGEYSNQVLEDGMCRLMATLPQLDDQRCPDMFRCTDEVSYWLHENEERKQQILALRETVSELQEELRNHRHRVKVLELQSEEKNRNNSSIEQRLHELEDHYAEATTLLHIQGSLIYDLQAQIQNLSLLVEKVRRNPGCMINIVRTSPMLSAQEALHPEVQHVRNCPIDCASIYYNGVRRSGIYTVVPSLGAMPVEVYCDMDTDGSGWTVIQRRQDGSVNFDRSWKEYKEGFGDLHTEYWLGNEHIHDLTSQGDYTLRIDLEDWSGKHKHAVYQSFSVEDESTQYRLHVSGFSGTVEDSFSWYHDKQSFSTPDTGNICAEISHAGWWYNQCFYANLNGIYYKGGRYSLKGKNPLGPDGIVWYTWKDSDYYSLRKVSMMIRPKTFQQHLSP